In Harpia harpyja isolate bHarHar1 chromosome Z, bHarHar1 primary haplotype, whole genome shotgun sequence, a single window of DNA contains:
- the LOC128137150 gene encoding protein FAM240B-like, translated as MNSQYIRHEVRGCETSNLRNFWEKAIEQQTRYLQNEKERQQRSALTKLRNEWMERLEKRIKMLRTHPEDPSS; from the exons ATGAATAGCCAATACATACGTCATGAAGTGCGGGGATGCGAAACTAGCAACCTGAGGAACTTCTGGGAAAAGGCTATTGAACAACAAACTCGGtatctgcaaaatgaaaaagaacgTCAACAAAGAAGTGCTCTGACAAA GCTCAGAAATGAATGGATGGAGAGGCTGGAAAAACGGATAAAGATGTTGAGGACTCATCCTGAAGACCCATCTAGCTGA